The sequence GAGAACTTGGGCGAAGATCTTACGACGATTATCAGCGAGTTGGGGGTGGTGGCCGACTGGTCCTCGGCCTATACGCCGAACTCGGGCCCCATGGATGCCGTGGTCAAGGTGCAGTTGACAGAGCATCGGCATCACTCGGCGCAGGATTATGTACACAAGCTGCGTACCACCTTTGCCGGTGACAAGCGCTTCTCCGATCTGGAATTCGCCTTCGATTCTGGCGGCATGATCCGCGGCGCCATGAACGAAGGAAAATCGACGCCGCTCAATGTGCGCATTAAAGCCAAGAACCAGCAAAAGGCACGCGCCGTGGCCGAGGCGATTCAGCGCGAGATCCAACCGATCGAGGGCGTCGTCGATACGCGCATCATCCAGCGGCTCGACTATCCCGAGTACATTCTTGACGTCGATCGAGCAAAAGCGGCCGACCTGGGGCTATCCCAGGGGGATGTGATGAAAAATGTGATCGCCGCCTTGAATTCGAGCATCCAGTTCAATAAGAAGAACTTTTGGATCGATCCAATCAGCGCCAATCAATACTACGTAGGCGTGCAGTACCCCGAAGGAGATATTCTGTCGATTGATACGCTGCTTGATATTCCCATCACCAGTCCGGTGCAGAACCAGGCCATTCCGCTGCGGAATATCGTCTCGTTGCGGCGAACGAGCGTGCCCACGGAAGTGACCCATGCGAATTTGCAGCCGGCGATCGATTTGACGATGGGTGTGTATGGCCGCGACCTGGGGCACGTCGCTGACGATGTGGCAAAGGTCGTCGCCAAGTTCGGTACGCCGTTACCCGATGGCGGATGGCGGCCATTCGATCCCACATCGGCCGAGCATAAGCTGATGGGAGGGAGCCGCATCGAGCTGTCCGGCGAATACTCGCGCATGCAGGACACATTTCGCAGCCTGGGATTGGGACTGATTCTGGCCACGCTCTTGATTTATTTCCTGATGGCTGGGCTTTTCAAAGCCTACATCACTCCGCTGGTGATTCTCTCGGCCGTGCCGATTGGCGTGGTGGGGGTTATTCTGATTCTGTTCCTGACGGGCACGGCCTTGAACGTGCAGTCGTTGTTGGGAGTCATTTTCATGGTGGGCATCGTGGTCTCGAACACGGTGCTGCTTGTGGATTTCGCGCAGAACTTGCGCATCGCCGAGAAACTGTCGCCGACCGAGGCGATTCGCAAGGCGGCGTCGGTACGCGTGCGCCCGGTCGTCATGACGGCGCTGGCGGCATTCTTCGCCCTGGTGCCCATGGCACTGGCGCTGGAGCGCGGTAGCGAAGCGAATGCACCGCTGGGACGGGCGGTCATCGGCGGACTTCTGGCAGGCCTGGTAACGACGTTGTTTGTCGTGCCGGCCCTCTACTCGTTGCTGGTTCGCGACCCGAAGGAGCCGCTGCCCGAGCACGGATCGGCCGAACCAGTCTCGGCTTGACGGAGCACGCGCGCCGCGACCGTTTGCCGGTTGGCCGGCCTGCGATCATTTCCGCCGAGGTTGCATGCATCGATGGCGTCACAGAGATGACGCGGCCATCAGCGACCGAACGGGTCTTTAATGGCCATTTTGTAAGGGGTCGTGCGGCTTAACCCCCATGCAGGTGCAGCACAGGAAGGAAAACTCCTGTTGCGGGCTGCATTACCAATCAGTAATATCCCGCACCTTCTACCTCTCTGGCGAATACCGCCTCTTATCACTTTGCGATCCGGTGCGCGCTAAACCGCGGGCAGGAAGCAATTGCTTCCGTTGCGCACGCGCTTGCGCGCTGGATCAAGAGGAGCGGCAATGCGTGTTTGCGCGCCTACCGCGAATTCGTGCGTCGCATCTTCCGCATGGAAGAGCGGTGCGCCCATTCGTATCGGCGGCCAGGCACGCGGCGCTTTAACAGTTCGACTCCGAGCTGCAAGGCGCGCCATACCTTGGATACTGTGCGCGGCGCTAGTCTACTTACAGGGCGGCACGGTTGTATTGGCTGACGGCACGGTTCCACAGGATTGGGCCAACGCGTCCGCTCCCGCACAATATTACGTATCAGCTCGACAGCCGATCGGGCCACCTGGCGGTGCGCCCGCGTACACGCCCGGCGCCCAGCCGCCCCAGAGTAATTACAATCCGGCGGCCTACTCGAATGCGGCAGCCGTCAATCCGCCCGCGCAAATGGGCGCGCCGCCTCCGCAGTCGCAATATCAGGGCTACTATCAAGGGGCGCCTTCCAACAATTACGCGGTCGCGCAGGCGCAGGTTCCTGCCGCCGCGCCGCTACCGGCTCCGTCAGACTTATCTTCGCCGGCAGCGCGCATCGAGGCGCTCGAGGCCAAGGTAATGGCGCTGCAAGCGCAACAACAGCAGCCCGCCCAGCGTGAGACACTATCCGGCACGAGCGAAGGCACGGATTCCACGCCCGAGAATCAGGGTGCGCCGACCGGTACGCCCGAATCGACGCCCCAGGGCTACGTCGTCGGTAATGAAACGAAGATGCTACCCCGCTGGGACAACGGCCTGATCATCGAATCCAAAAACAAGGATTTCATTATTCGAGTGGGCGGCCGCACGCAGATCGATACGAATTTCTTTGGTGCCAGCCCCGATGTGAGAGATACGCCGATCGCTGACGGGGGCGTCGGTCCGGTTAACGACTCGACCCAATTCCGGCGAGCACGTCTGCGCATCGAAGGCACGATGTGGGAAGTCATCGGATGGGTAGCTGAGTACGACTTCGCCAACTTGGCCAACGCTTCGAACATACCGGGCAATCCCCCTGGATTCCCCTCGAACTTACAAGGGCCGCCTGGCCAGGGTCCCTTGGTTGCCGTTCCCGAGTTTACCGACGTTTATATGACGATAACGAAAATGCCGATCGGCAACTTTCGCGTCGGCAATTTCAAAGAGCCCATCGGGCTAGAGCACTTGACCAGTAGTCGTTGGCTCGACTTCATGGAACGGTCGTACAACCAGGACCTTTTCTATGGTCCGTTCAACAATGGTTTTATGCCCGGCACAATGCTTTTCAACTGGCGGGAGGACGAGCGCGCCACATGGGCATTGTGGGCCGGTCCGAATCAGAGCAACCTCTTTGGCTATCACATCGGCAACGACTTTGCCGGCACGGCCCGCATGACTTTTTTACCGTTCTATGACGAGGCCTCTCAGGGACGCTATTTGTTTCATATGGGTGGGTCGGCAAGCATTCGTCGGC is a genomic window of Pirellulales bacterium containing:
- a CDS encoding efflux RND transporter permease subunit, with translation ENLGEDLTTIISELGVVADWSSAYTPNSGPMDAVVKVQLTEHRHHSAQDYVHKLRTTFAGDKRFSDLEFAFDSGGMIRGAMNEGKSTPLNVRIKAKNQQKARAVAEAIQREIQPIEGVVDTRIIQRLDYPEYILDVDRAKAADLGLSQGDVMKNVIAALNSSIQFNKKNFWIDPISANQYYVGVQYPEGDILSIDTLLDIPITSPVQNQAIPLRNIVSLRRTSVPTEVTHANLQPAIDLTMGVYGRDLGHVADDVAKVVAKFGTPLPDGGWRPFDPTSAEHKLMGGSRIELSGEYSRMQDTFRSLGLGLILATLLIYFLMAGLFKAYITPLVILSAVPIGVVGVILILFLTGTALNVQSLLGVIFMVGIVVSNTVLLVDFAQNLRIAEKLSPTEAIRKAASVRVRPVVMTALAAFFALVPMALALERGSEANAPLGRAVIGGLLAGLVTTLFVVPALYSLLVRDPKEPLPEHGSAEPVSA
- a CDS encoding porin translates to MADGTVPQDWANASAPAQYYVSARQPIGPPGGAPAYTPGAQPPQSNYNPAAYSNAAAVNPPAQMGAPPPQSQYQGYYQGAPSNNYAVAQAQVPAAAPLPAPSDLSSPAARIEALEAKVMALQAQQQQPAQRETLSGTSEGTDSTPENQGAPTGTPESTPQGYVVGNETKMLPRWDNGLIIESKNKDFIIRVGGRTQIDTNFFGASPDVRDTPIADGGVGPVNDSTQFRRARLRIEGTMWEVIGWVAEYDFANLANASNIPGNPPGFPSNLQGPPGQGPLVAVPEFTDVYMTITKMPIGNFRVGNFKEPIGLEHLTSSRWLDFMERSYNQDLFYGPFNNGFMPGTMLFNWREDERATWALWAGPNQSNLFGYHIGNDFAGTARMTFLPFYDEASQGRYLFHMGGSASIRRPDQLQDRFRARGNLRSGPPSTVNPNYLETGAFAANCQEELNGELLTIWGPWEIQAEYLGTWLQNARQDAYNTSLPPAQAALLPATSNGQTVYFQGTYVEALYFLTGESRPYDRRAGVPTRIIPNSNFFWVRTDKGTRLGMGAWQVATRYSFSDLNSFNGGGNGINGGMLNAATLGLNWFLNPNVKFQFNLDYTHRSQVAAAGPGNIKSAGVRMAMDF